A window of the Paraburkholderia sp. ZP32-5 genome harbors these coding sequences:
- a CDS encoding four-carbon acid sugar kinase family protein gives MIETHGSHDLSEAHRGGPAYAFYGDDFTGATDTLAHLARAGLRTMLLFAPPDAARLAMLGRLDALGVAGAARTMAPAAQQQELVRVGAAFAALGVRVIHYKVCSTFDSAPHTGSIGVAIRTLREYCANELVAIVGGQPNLRRYCVFGQLFAAAGAHDGQHAIYRIDRHPTMSRHPVTPMNEADLRVHLQRQGVEHVQSIDWRSYATDDIALQTEVRRKLAAKPDALLFDVLDDTHLQAIGRIIVRYAAQSAPLLAIGASSVAQAYALACETRVEVVTPNEAATPLARARGPVFVMAGSLSPVTEVQIESAHSYLRVELDPLRMTGDSASAYLADRVAAITGPLRDGRNVLAFTARRVVTAVATGESTTHSSNDSAAQSQLAHACAALLQQVLDKVRLQRIGIAGGDTSSIAVRALDAWGLSYLAPLSAGVTMCRLHSDRAELDGMEIMLKGGQMGDADLFEQLIDGCAAEQST, from the coding sequence ATGATAGAAACACACGGCTCACACGACTTGTCTGAAGCGCACCGCGGAGGTCCAGCCTACGCGTTCTATGGCGACGACTTCACCGGTGCGACCGATACGCTCGCGCATCTTGCGCGCGCGGGTCTGCGCACGATGCTGTTGTTCGCGCCGCCCGATGCAGCGCGTCTTGCGATGCTGGGTCGGCTCGACGCACTCGGCGTTGCAGGCGCCGCGCGAACGATGGCGCCGGCTGCGCAGCAGCAGGAACTCGTGCGCGTCGGCGCTGCGTTCGCCGCGCTCGGCGTGCGTGTGATCCACTACAAGGTCTGTTCGACGTTCGATAGCGCGCCTCATACCGGCAGTATCGGTGTCGCGATTCGCACGCTGCGCGAGTACTGTGCGAACGAACTCGTTGCGATCGTCGGCGGTCAACCGAATTTGCGGCGCTATTGCGTGTTCGGCCAGCTATTCGCGGCGGCCGGCGCACACGATGGACAACACGCGATCTACCGGATAGACCGCCATCCGACGATGAGCCGCCATCCCGTCACGCCGATGAACGAAGCGGATCTGCGCGTGCATTTGCAACGACAAGGCGTCGAGCATGTGCAGTCGATCGACTGGCGCAGCTATGCGACGGACGATATCGCGTTGCAAACCGAAGTGCGGCGCAAGCTCGCTGCGAAGCCGGACGCGTTGCTATTCGACGTACTCGACGATACGCACCTGCAGGCGATCGGCAGGATCATCGTGCGTTATGCCGCGCAGTCGGCGCCATTGCTCGCGATTGGCGCGAGCAGTGTCGCGCAGGCATATGCATTGGCATGCGAAACGCGAGTGGAAGTGGTAACGCCAAACGAGGCGGCCACGCCGTTGGCGCGCGCGCGGGGTCCGGTATTCGTGATGGCCGGCAGCCTGTCGCCGGTGACCGAGGTGCAGATCGAGTCCGCGCACTCGTATTTGCGTGTGGAACTGGATCCACTGCGAATGACGGGTGATTCGGCGTCGGCCTATCTGGCGGATCGTGTCGCCGCGATTACGGGGCCGTTGCGCGACGGACGCAATGTGCTGGCATTTACCGCACGGCGCGTGGTGACCGCGGTGGCGACCGGCGAAAGCACCACACATTCCAGTAACGACAGCGCTGCGCAATCGCAACTCGCGCATGCATGCGCGGCGCTGCTGCAACAGGTGCTAGACAAGGTGCGATTGCAACGTATCGGTATTGCGGGCGGCGATACGTCGAGTATTGCCGTGCGTGCGCTCGATGCGTGGGGACTGTCCTATCTGGCGCCGCTGTCGGCTGGCGTCACGATGTGCCGCCTGCATTCCGACCGCGCGGAACTCGACGGCATGGAGATCATGCTGAAGGGCGGTCAAATGGGCGACGCGGATCTGTTCGAGCAATTGATCGACGGCTGCGCTGCTGAACAAAGTACTTAG
- a CDS encoding ribulose-bisphosphate carboxylase large subunit family protein translates to MSTVHAVRQMEIDMLEADYLIETPLDPARVAEVMAGEQSSGTFVRVANESDALRARSRASVVRVEELEPVGQPSLHSAWLTRQRTPGPWRRARITLAFPIANIGVNLPTLAATVAGNLYDLGEVTGMRLLSVRLPPAYRAHFELPRHGVAGTRALTQVSGRPMIGTIIKPNVGLSATETAALVRDLCEAGVDFIKDDEVCANPVHAPLGERVRAVMAEVRAYRERSGRPVMVAFNITDDLDSMRAHADLVEHEGGSCVMASINWCGFSAIQSLRRSTPLVLHAHRNGYGMMSRDPALGMSFQAYQTLWRLAGVDHMHVHGLAGKFAQSDAEVIESARDCAEPLAPGYYDSVLPAFSSGQWAGTAQATYDAVQSNDLLFMCGGGILAHPDGPAAGVASVRQAWAAVQAGVPLATYAENMTELRHALQFFGARA, encoded by the coding sequence ATGAGTACCGTTCATGCAGTGCGGCAGATGGAGATCGACATGCTCGAAGCCGACTATCTGATCGAAACGCCGCTCGACCCGGCGCGCGTCGCCGAGGTGATGGCCGGCGAGCAATCGAGCGGCACGTTCGTACGGGTGGCTAACGAATCCGACGCGCTGCGAGCGCGCAGCCGCGCGAGCGTGGTGCGCGTCGAGGAACTCGAACCGGTCGGGCAGCCGTCGCTGCACAGCGCGTGGCTCACGCGCCAGCGCACGCCGGGACCGTGGCGGCGCGCGCGCATCACGCTGGCGTTTCCGATCGCCAATATCGGCGTGAATCTGCCGACGCTCGCCGCGACGGTGGCCGGCAATCTGTACGACCTTGGCGAAGTCACCGGCATGCGTCTGCTGTCGGTGCGTTTGCCGCCCGCGTATCGCGCGCATTTCGAATTGCCGCGCCATGGCGTGGCGGGCACGCGCGCGCTGACGCAGGTCAGCGGCCGGCCGATGATCGGTACGATCATCAAGCCGAACGTCGGCCTGAGCGCGACGGAAACGGCGGCGCTGGTGCGCGATCTGTGCGAGGCCGGTGTCGATTTCATCAAGGACGACGAGGTCTGCGCGAACCCCGTGCATGCGCCGCTTGGCGAGCGCGTGCGCGCGGTGATGGCCGAAGTGCGCGCGTATCGCGAACGCAGCGGCCGGCCTGTGATGGTCGCGTTCAACATCACCGACGATCTCGATTCGATGCGCGCGCATGCGGATCTCGTCGAGCATGAAGGCGGCAGTTGCGTAATGGCGAGCATCAACTGGTGCGGCTTCTCCGCGATCCAGTCGCTGCGTCGCTCTACACCGCTGGTGCTGCACGCGCATCGCAATGGCTACGGGATGATGTCGCGCGACCCGGCGCTCGGCATGTCGTTTCAGGCGTATCAAACACTGTGGCGGCTCGCCGGTGTCGACCATATGCACGTGCATGGTCTCGCAGGCAAGTTCGCGCAGAGCGACGCCGAGGTGATCGAGTCCGCGCGCGATTGTGCGGAGCCGCTCGCGCCTGGCTACTACGACAGCGTGCTGCCCGCGTTTTCGTCGGGGCAATGGGCGGGCACCGCGCAAGCGACGTACGACGCAGTGCAGTCGAACGATCTGCTGTTCATGTGCGGCGGCGGCATTCTTGCTCATCCCGATGGCCCAGCGGCGGGCGTCGCGAGCGTGCGCCAGGCCTGGGCGGCGGTGCAGGCCGGCGTGCCGCTCGCGACCTACGCGGAGAATATGACCGAACTGCGGCACGCGTTGCAGTTTTTCGGCGCTCGCGCGTGA